A genomic region of Actinomycetes bacterium contains the following coding sequences:
- a CDS encoding TetR family transcriptional regulator, with the protein MMARTGRRPGDSGTRDAILDAARRAFAERGYDAATIRAVAEAAGVDPALVHHYFGSKEQLFVTTMELPVDPTELVARLLAGDREHIGERIAATFVSVWDQTANQHPFIALIRSAVSSEKAATMLREFLAHALFRRITDQLGMPDGHLRASLVASQLMGLAIARYIIRIEPLASAPPPVVVAAIGPTLQRYVTGDLGPAAGDHPPAGRAQTGS; encoded by the coding sequence CTGATGGCGCGCACCGGCAGGCGCCCGGGTGACAGCGGCACCCGCGACGCCATCCTCGACGCGGCCCGGCGCGCCTTTGCCGAGCGCGGCTACGACGCCGCCACCATCCGCGCGGTGGCCGAGGCCGCCGGGGTCGACCCGGCGCTCGTGCACCACTACTTCGGCAGCAAGGAGCAGCTGTTCGTGACGACCATGGAGCTGCCCGTCGACCCCACCGAGCTCGTCGCCCGGCTGCTCGCCGGCGACCGGGAGCACATCGGCGAGCGCATTGCCGCCACGTTCGTGTCCGTCTGGGACCAGACCGCCAACCAGCACCCGTTCATCGCTTTGATCCGCTCGGCCGTCTCGAGCGAGAAGGCCGCCACCATGCTGCGCGAGTTCCTCGCCCATGCGCTGTTCAGGCGCATCACCGACCAGCTCGGCATGCCCGACGGCCACCTCAGGGCGAGCCTGGTCGCCTCTCAGCTCATGGGCCTCGCGATCGCCCGCTACATCATCAGGATCGAGCCGCTCGCCTCGGCGCCGCCGCCCGTGGTGGTGGCCGCCATCGGCCCCACCCTGCAACGCTACGTCACCGGCGACCTGGGCCCGGCAGCCGGCGACCATCCCCCGGCAGGGCGGGCCCAGACGGGTTCTTGA
- a CDS encoding DUF4032 domain-containing protein, with the protein MPALTMRLRSASPELLALPWTRPLETWSPEEVAFRPLPVGPSRHLVRFVEADGVLYALKELPTRVANKEYRVLRDLEARELPAVRALGLVEQPESGNGILITRYLEHSWQYRRLFQRLPQGRSKHRERLLDAMASLVVDLHRSGVFWGDCSLGNTLFARDGQLLQAFLVDAETSEIHPSLSDGQRHLDLGILVENLAGDLVDVSLGLGRADEVEEAFAAAESVAARYEQLWDELSREETFGPDERYKVEARVRRLNELGFAVDELALEPATPDRSTLRLKVAVANRRFHANELRKLTGLDVGEGQATVLLNDVRAYQSRLDHERPGSAPDDTAGLRWLTEVFRPQAARAAAAVGPAADPVQAYCDLLEVRWLLSEEAGHDVGDKVALKALSSRQAPSGAAAQLVVAEPPTGTFPPVGS; encoded by the coding sequence ATGCCCGCGCTCACCATGCGGCTGCGCTCCGCCTCCCCGGAGCTGCTCGCGCTGCCCTGGACCAGACCGCTCGAGACCTGGTCGCCCGAGGAGGTCGCCTTCCGCCCCCTCCCGGTCGGGCCGAGCCGGCACCTGGTGCGCTTCGTGGAGGCCGACGGCGTGCTGTACGCGCTCAAGGAGCTGCCCACCCGGGTCGCGAACAAGGAGTACCGGGTGCTCCGCGACCTCGAGGCGCGCGAACTGCCCGCGGTGCGCGCCCTCGGGCTGGTCGAGCAGCCCGAGTCCGGCAACGGGATCCTCATCACCCGCTACCTCGAGCACTCCTGGCAGTACCGGCGCCTGTTCCAGCGCCTCCCCCAGGGACGCAGCAAACACCGCGAGCGGCTGCTCGACGCCATGGCCAGCCTGGTCGTGGACCTGCACCGCAGCGGGGTGTTCTGGGGCGACTGCTCGCTCGGCAACACCCTGTTCGCCAGGGACGGCCAGCTCCTGCAAGCGTTCCTGGTCGACGCCGAGACGAGCGAGATCCACCCGAGCCTGTCGGACGGGCAGCGTCACCTGGACCTCGGCATCCTGGTCGAGAACCTCGCCGGGGACCTGGTCGACGTCAGCCTCGGGCTGGGCCGGGCCGACGAGGTCGAGGAGGCGTTCGCCGCGGCCGAGAGCGTGGCCGCCCGCTACGAGCAGCTGTGGGACGAGCTCTCCCGCGAGGAGACGTTCGGGCCGGACGAGCGCTACAAGGTCGAGGCGCGGGTCCGCCGGCTCAACGAGCTCGGCTTCGCCGTGGACGAGCTGGCCCTCGAGCCGGCCACACCCGACCGCAGCACCCTGCGGCTCAAGGTGGCCGTGGCCAACCGGCGCTTCCACGCCAACGAGCTCCGCAAGCTCACCGGGCTCGACGTCGGCGAGGGGCAGGCCACGGTGCTGCTCAACGACGTGCGTGCCTACCAGAGCCGGCTCGACCACGAGCGGCCCGGGTCGGCACCCGACGACACCGCCGGCCTGCGCTGGCTCACCGAGGTCTTCCGGCCTCAGGCGGCCAGGGCGGCCGCCGCGGTCGGCCCGGCCGCCGACCCGGTGCAGGCCTACTGCGACCTGCTGGAGGTCCGCTGGTTGCTCAGCGAGGAGGCCGGCCACGACGTGGGCGACAAGGTCGCCCTCAAGGCGCTGTCGTCCAGGCAGGCCCCGTCGGGCGCGGCCGCCCAGCTGGTGGTGGCCGAGCCGCCGACCGGCACCTTCCCCCCGGTCGGGTCCTGA
- the larB gene encoding nickel pincer cofactor biosynthesis protein LarB, giving the protein MYSLGVVDPQLHLLLEAVAHGELPVREAEARLARMPFEDLGFARVDHHRAVRGLGPEVVYGRGKTPAELAAVTTALLAGGGAPVLVTKAGQDHAEAVLAAHPGTEWHPRSGLLVLRRSPTGPPGTVAVVCAGTSDLPVAEEAWVTAEAFGCTVDRLVDVGVAGPHRLFAEVERVQRADVLVVVAGMEGALPSLVAGLVGAPVVAVPTSVGYGAAFDGLAALLGMLNSCAVGVSVVNIDNGFGAGALAARVLAVAQVRHTGGPDRARPDRAKPDRAKPDRARPDRARPRPPHSEERSDA; this is encoded by the coding sequence GTGTACAGTCTCGGCGTGGTCGACCCCCAGCTCCACCTGTTGCTCGAGGCGGTGGCCCACGGCGAGCTCCCGGTCCGGGAGGCCGAGGCCCGCCTGGCCAGGATGCCGTTCGAGGACCTCGGCTTCGCCCGCGTCGACCACCACCGGGCCGTGCGCGGCCTCGGCCCCGAGGTCGTCTACGGCCGCGGCAAGACGCCAGCCGAGCTGGCCGCGGTGACCACCGCCCTGCTCGCTGGCGGCGGCGCGCCGGTGCTGGTCACCAAGGCCGGCCAGGACCACGCCGAGGCCGTGCTGGCCGCCCACCCCGGCACCGAGTGGCACCCGCGCTCCGGCCTGCTCGTGCTGCGCCGCTCGCCCACCGGCCCGCCAGGTACGGTCGCGGTGGTGTGCGCCGGCACCAGCGACCTGCCCGTGGCCGAGGAGGCGTGGGTGACCGCCGAGGCGTTCGGCTGCACGGTCGACCGGCTGGTCGACGTCGGGGTGGCCGGGCCGCACCGCCTGTTCGCCGAGGTCGAGCGGGTCCAGCGCGCGGACGTGCTGGTGGTCGTGGCCGGGATGGAGGGGGCGCTCCCCTCGCTGGTGGCCGGGCTGGTCGGGGCGCCGGTGGTCGCGGTGCCGACCAGCGTCGGGTACGGCGCCGCCTTCGACGGCCTGGCCGCCCTGCTTGGGATGCTCAACTCGTGCGCGGTCGGGGTCAGCGTGGTGAACATCGACAACGGCTTCGGTGCGGGCGCCCTGGCCGCCCGCGTCCTGGCCGTGGCCCAGGTCCGGCACACCGGCGGCCCGGACCGGGCGCGGCCGGACCGAGCGAAGCCGGACCGAGCGAAGCCGGACCGGGCGCGGCCGGACCGGGCGCGGCCGCGGCCGCCGCACTCTGAGGAGCGCTCCGATGCGTAG
- a CDS encoding ABC transporter ATP-binding protein — protein sequence MTLVRVTEVTHRFGSLTAVDRVSLAVEPGEVVGLLGANGAGKTTLIRCILGLLRPTSGEVRLFGRAPSRETRARLGYVPQGLGLYDDLTVAENLAFSARAFGVAPAGRDRATAPPGSADTDLDRDVAAVAGELVGDLPLGLRRRVAFAAALAHRPDLLVLDEPTSGVDPLGRTHLWDTIRAAAEAGAGALVTTHYMSEAEQCDRLVVLAGGRVAAQGTMAAIMGDASTVRVATPRWEDAFVALEEAGLPVALVGRSLRVPGTDRERVAGALRASGVQAGLDLVPATFEETFVALAAGAAA from the coding sequence ATGACGCTGGTGCGGGTGACCGAGGTGACGCACCGGTTCGGGTCGCTCACGGCCGTGGACCGGGTCAGCCTGGCCGTCGAGCCGGGCGAGGTGGTCGGCCTGCTCGGCGCCAACGGCGCCGGCAAGACCACGCTCATCCGCTGCATCCTCGGGCTGCTGCGGCCCACCTCCGGGGAGGTCCGCCTGTTCGGCCGGGCGCCGTCGAGGGAGACCCGCGCCCGGCTGGGCTACGTGCCCCAGGGGCTCGGGCTCTACGACGACCTGACCGTGGCCGAGAACCTGGCCTTCTCGGCGCGCGCGTTCGGCGTGGCACCGGCCGGCCGCGACCGCGCGACCGCGCCGCCGGGGTCGGCCGACACCGACTTGGACCGGGACGTCGCGGCGGTCGCCGGCGAGCTGGTCGGGGACCTGCCGCTCGGGCTCCGCCGCCGGGTGGCGTTCGCGGCCGCGCTCGCCCACCGCCCGGACCTGCTCGTGCTCGACGAGCCGACCTCCGGGGTCGACCCGCTCGGGCGGACCCACCTCTGGGACACGATCCGGGCCGCGGCCGAGGCGGGTGCCGGGGCGCTGGTCACCACCCATTACATGAGCGAGGCCGAGCAGTGCGACCGGCTGGTGGTGCTGGCCGGCGGGCGCGTGGCCGCGCAGGGCACCATGGCCGCCATCATGGGCGACGCGAGCACCGTGCGGGTGGCCACACCGCGCTGGGAGGACGCGTTCGTGGCCCTGGAGGAGGCCGGGCTGCCGGTGGCGCTCGTCGGCCGCTCCCTGCGCGTGCCCGGCACGGACCGGGAGCGGGTGGCCGGGGCGCTGCGCGCCAGCGGGGTCCAGGCCGGGCTGGACCTGGTGCCGGCCACCTTCGAGGAGACCTTCGTGGCGCTGGCGGCCGGGGCCGCGGCCTGA
- a CDS encoding ABC transporter ATP-binding protein codes for GGPGSGGPGSGGPGQAEPRPRVRFGVEDLVVAYHGRTAVAGVTLEVAPGEVAGIVGGDGAGKTTVLRALAGAVRPASGTVRRPPARRIGYVSAGPGVYRDLTVDENLAFAGAAYGLRGSALSERAGRLLDRTGLPGARDRLGGQLSGGMRQKLALAMAMLHEPRLLVLDEPTTGVDPVSRAELWRLVAHAAATGAAVVVATSYLDEAERTGSVLVLDQGRPLVAGTPEAVVAGIPGAVLDAPARPDRGTAWRRGARWRVWSPDGSTVPGASPVAPDLEDAVIVAALAARERAARDKEAAA; via the coding sequence GGCGGTCCCGGGTCGGGCGGTCCCGGGTCGGGCGGTCCCGGGCAGGCGGAGCCCAGGCCCAGGGTCCGGTTCGGGGTCGAGGACCTGGTGGTCGCCTACCACGGGCGCACCGCGGTGGCCGGGGTCACCCTCGAGGTCGCCCCGGGCGAGGTGGCCGGGATCGTCGGCGGGGACGGGGCCGGCAAGACCACCGTGCTGCGGGCGCTGGCCGGTGCCGTGCGCCCGGCGTCCGGGACCGTGCGGCGGCCCCCGGCGCGGCGGATCGGCTACGTGTCGGCCGGCCCGGGCGTGTACCGCGACCTCACGGTGGACGAGAACCTCGCGTTCGCCGGGGCCGCGTACGGCCTGCGCGGCAGCGCGCTCTCCGAGCGGGCCGGCCGGCTGCTGGACCGCACCGGGCTGCCCGGCGCCCGGGACCGGCTCGGCGGCCAGCTCTCGGGCGGGATGCGGCAGAAGCTCGCCCTGGCCATGGCCATGCTGCACGAGCCGCGGCTGCTCGTGCTCGACGAGCCGACCACGGGCGTCGACCCGGTGAGCCGGGCCGAGCTGTGGCGGCTGGTGGCCCACGCGGCGGCCACGGGCGCGGCGGTGGTGGTGGCCACCAGCTACCTCGACGAGGCCGAGCGCACCGGCTCGGTGCTCGTCCTCGACCAGGGCCGGCCGCTGGTGGCCGGCACGCCCGAGGCGGTCGTCGCCGGCATCCCGGGTGCCGTGCTCGACGCGCCGGCCCGGCCCGACCGCGGGACCGCGTGGCGGCGTGGCGCCCGCTGGCGGGTCTGGTCGCCGGACGGGTCCACGGTCCCGGGCGCCTCACCGGTGGCCCCCGACCTGGAGGACGCGGTCATCGTGGCCGCGCTCGCCGCGCGCGAGCGGGCCGCCCGGGACAAGGAGGCGGCGGCATGA